Sequence from the Ictalurus punctatus breed USDA103 chromosome 10, Coco_2.0, whole genome shotgun sequence genome:
TCCTTTTCACAGTTTTATTACTGTAGCAGTATTGAAATTTTTACATAAGTACACTAAGAACAGCTGTTGTTCCTCTTGACATTCCTTATGAccatgaaatgtttttatttgcactTGTGTAAAACTAACCACAAATGACAGTGCTCGACAGTTGGTTGCTGCCCAGTAGTTGCTTGGACAAAGTTCAAAACCATATTCCTGCACCACAGTTGGCAATGTTCTCATGTCTTGGTAGAAGCTTGTTTCGGAATTTCAACACAGAGTGCGTGCATGCTATATGGCTACCTTAacttctttaaaaatgcattcagCACTGACTTAGATTAccaccccttttttttcttttttttaatctcaggCTTTATCTTAGGCTCCAGACACAGGTGGGATCCTCATTCTCCTTGTGAGACACTGTTGAggtaaaatgtaatataagtgGTGTTTTATGGCAGCAGAGTAATACAGTGAGCCTTAAGTTTTGACCTGATTGTGTTCCTTTAAAGTTACTGTGCTGTTCTCATCTCTGCTTTTTGCAATGAAGAGTTCATATCTCTTCAACCTTGCCTCACCTTGTACGATTTCTTCAAAGGATTCTCCCTTTGATCTCAGGTGATGTTATTCACGCTGGCTAAAACAGGGGCTTCTCTGAAGGAGCAGAAGGATAGATCTTTTTGTCTCGTCTACATGTGTAGCTCAGTTTCTGTCTCCATTTAGGACCAAAAGCTGATTAGACTTGTGCTTTGAAATGAATACAAAAGAGATGGGTGCAATATGAAGATATGTTATCAGTATGTgctaccacagtgctgctgaattcttgaatcagaTGCCTTCAGCACTGGCttaggtgttgattaattttctctaaccGCAGCCTTGTTTAGTAGTGCTGTTTGGAAGGCATATCAGCATGCTAGCTAATAGTATTACTAATGCATTTTTCTAATACGTTATCCTTTCTAAAGTAACAATTTACATGCTGATTTGTATGGGGCATACTCAGTCTGATCTACGATCATAATCTAATTAacttgtttattaaaataaacaaatcaaggaaaataagttttctgtaaggagatatcTATGTATTATTCATgaaaggagtcttcagtgtcggtgctttgtaacagtcaggaaGTTTCTGTAATGGCAAAGTCTTAAGGGCAGAGGATTTTGCTCCTTGTGGTTTCCCTGAAACATAacataagctgcatttttgtctaATTACCATTTTTGTCTgactttaaaatattattaaatgtcCAGAGTAAAGTCATGCAGTAATAGTTATGTCTCCCAGCAGGACAGagtttaaaatggactgagtaTGCTGAAGCTTTTAGGATTACGTTTGGAGTTGCtgaaaatttaattaaatccaTCCCAATGTACTTGTGTTGCTTTGTATGTTTGTAAACATTGAATATATCTACATTTTAATCTAATCTATTTATTTCCTGCTCAGTGTGTCCTTTttagtatgaatgaatgaaaaatacatttttaatgctgcagttattttctgcttgttttaaaggtcttttGGGACTAGACTCGGCTATGATATAAAGCCATTTCCTGTCGTTGTGCTGTTGTAATGATGGATTAGCTTTGGTGCAGATAATTGCTTCCACCATGCTGTCTGTCTCTTCCGTCTTTTACTGAATTCAGCATATGGTTTGACTGCTGCATACTCGATAATCTGATTGGTTGCTGCCTGATGATATTCACTTCTCCTTTGTAAAATATGAAGATATTCTCTCCACCCATATTGCCTGCCTTGTGCTTTTTGACATTACACTTTGCATTGCTTAAGTCATCAAATCTGTctgaataaatgtttgttttttcatataTTTGCTTTCCCAAAAGCAGTCAACATTCCTTCATGAATATTATTGCAACTGATGTCTGGGCTTATCTTTCGTTAAAATAGAATTTGAAGTCTCGTATCCATGTATAGCTTTCCAATACAGTGAACATGTAGTTGTCGTTGCGGCCATCTTAAAACCAGATTTGCTATCTTTCTTGGAACAGCTCACTGTTACTGAGCCAGAcagtggttgttgttgtttggtgggttgttggtttttttttgttttgttttgttttctaggTGAGTGTGTGACGATTTAGTCATGAAGTTTACAGAACCTGAAGAGTTAAGCTTCCTGTATTTGCTATCTACGGTAGCTTCAGTGGaagaacaaaagaagaaaaggtcACACACCAGATATGTCAACTACATTTGATATAAGGAGgaacttgtctttttttttgggctGATGGTTTGCTTCTTAACCATttcagaaatacattttttgtatGCACATCAAATCCTCTTTTATTGTTTTGCTAGTGAGTCATGTCTTCTTGAGCTTCAGCTtgagcaaaaaataaatcattatattGTTATGGCAATATTTTTTGGATATAATGCCAAACTCAAATGGAAATgacacattttaatttttttatttatttatttatttatttatttatttatttattatatgaaTTAAAGAGCTACACTGGAATTACTGCTCAGTCCTCTTTTTCATGACCTCACTGTGATAACAATGTACTGGAGCCTTCTTTCAGCTTTTGATACGGAGTACTTGAGGGTGGGGGAAGCATTTTTTCCAACAGAGCCTATGTCTGAGTCTGTGTGATTTGTAATGAGGGAGAAAAAACTCCACTAGATGCTAGGATTTCATCATATCTGTAATAATACGTGTTTGTAGGCAGCTCACAAACTCGTGTATAAAGCTCTGTAAAGAATTGAATAGCTTTGGAGCTTTGTTGTGCAGAGAACTGTGGGAGATCAGAGAGAGCCACAGACAGAACTGGAATTTGCACCAGTGTGCTTCCCATTTGGCAGGATGTCGTGAGTGGGGAGCAAATCAATATCAATCCAACTCTTCAGAAAATTAAATGACACCAGTGACACAGCTCTCCACAATGGAGGTGTTCAGTCTTAGTAGCAaccctgtgtgtatgtgagcaaTAGCTGGAGTAAGAAAAAAAGCAATGCTTATAGACGGCATCTcgtcttttattgtttttgccTCCTCGGAGTTGTTTTGTGGGTTATAGAGGGCAGGAATGCATTATGCATGCGTAATCTTTTGCAAACACTCTGGTTTTTCATGTCAGTCTTGGTCAATGAAACTGTGGTGAGAATTTTCACACTTGCCCTTTGCCTTGCAGCATGAGTCAAGTAAAACACTGCAAGCTCTGACTCCAAGATAGGATGTCCTTTCAACATGCTTatgtttcgtgtgtgtgtgtgtgtgtgtgtgtgtgtgtgtgtaaatatatataaatatatatatatcataccTACCTCCTGTTTCCATATGCTTTCACTCAGGGTATTCTGAGGTAAGCATCCAAACAACAATTTGGATGCATGAGAATTGAAAAATATGTACCGCCCCAGTTCCTCCCACTCCtatcttttttttgtccccTCCAGATAATCATGTCTCCATTTGTCCTCTGTTTCCAGAAAACATGGATTCCTTCAGCACGAAGAACCTGGCCCTGCAGGCCCAGAAGAAGCTTATGAGCAAGATGGCTACCAAGACGGTGGCCAACCTGTTTATCGATGACACGAGCAGCGACGTGCTGGATGAGCTGTACCGTGCTACCAAGGAGTACACGCGCAACCGCAAGGAGGCGCAGAAGATAATTAAGAACCTCATCAAGATGGTGGTCAAATTGGGCGTGCTGTACCGCAACGGCCAGTTCAGCAGTGAGGAGCTTCTGCTCATCGAGCGCTTCCGCAAGAAGGTGCACACTCTGGCCATGACTGCAGTTAGCTTCCACCAGATCGACTTTACCTTCGACCGGCGTGTCATGAGCAGCCTCCTGAACGACTGCCGCGAGCTGCTGCACCAGGCCATCAACAGGCATCTCACAGCCAAATCACATGCCCGCGTCAACCACGTCTTCAACCACTTCTCCGACTGTGATTTCCTGGCAGCACTCTACAGCCCCTCTGAGGTCTACCGCACCCACCTGCAGAGGATCTGTGACGGCGTGAACAAAATGCTGGACGAAGGCAACCTCTGACCCTTTGTTTTTCTCACTGAGCTATTGTTATATTCTGTTGGGTTTTTATTGTATGTG
This genomic interval carries:
- the tnfaip8l1 gene encoding tumor necrosis factor alpha-induced protein 8-like protein 1 isoform X1 → MLFNVEMAALHLHEENMDSFSTKNLALQAQKKLMSKMATKTVANLFIDDTSSDVLDELYRATKEYTRNRKEAQKIIKNLIKMVVKLGVLYRNGQFSSEELLLIERFRKKVHTLAMTAVSFHQIDFTFDRRVMSSLLNDCRELLHQAINRHLTAKSHARVNHVFNHFSDCDFLAALYSPSEVYRTHLQRICDGVNKMLDEGNL
- the tnfaip8l1 gene encoding tumor necrosis factor alpha-induced protein 8-like protein 1 isoform X2; protein product: MDSFSTKNLALQAQKKLMSKMATKTVANLFIDDTSSDVLDELYRATKEYTRNRKEAQKIIKNLIKMVVKLGVLYRNGQFSSEELLLIERFRKKVHTLAMTAVSFHQIDFTFDRRVMSSLLNDCRELLHQAINRHLTAKSHARVNHVFNHFSDCDFLAALYSPSEVYRTHLQRICDGVNKMLDEGNL